A region of the Arthrobacter sp. FW306-07-I genome:
CATGCAGGAGCGTCGACTTTCCGGCGCCCGAGGGGCCCAGCAGCAGCACCCGCTCGCCGGGGCTGATGTCCAGGTCAAGGGCATGGACGGCGGGCCTGGCCCTGCCGGCATGCCGCCAGCCCCAGCCGCGGGCAGTGACCGCCGCGGGGCGGACGGCGCCGGCTGCGCCCTGGGAGGGTGCCATCAGGAGAAGACTGGCTCCGTGGCAGCCCTGCGGGACGCGAAGGAGCTCAATACGCCGGTGCGGGCCAGGCCGCGGGTGGCGAGCCAGGACAGGCCTCCGGCCAGGACGGCGCCGGATATCGTGGCGAGGACGATGTAGGCGAACTTGTCCGCACCTGAGTAGGCGATGTTCCAGCCCCACGGCGCGAACGAGTCATTCAGGCCGCAGAAGAAGCCGGCCGCGGCGCCTGCCAGCAGGGAGACGGGCAGGTTGAACTTGCGGTAGGCGAAGATGATGAAGATGATCTCCGCACCCAGGCCCTGGATTAACCCCGAGAACAGGACCGAGGCGCCGTACTGCGAGCCCATAAGCAGCTCTCCGGTGGCGGCCACGGTCTCGCAGAACAGCGCCGCGCCCGGCTTGCGGATGATGAGCATGCCCAGCACGCCCGGAATCATCCATCCGCCGGCCAGCAGACCGGTGAGCGGCGGGTAGGCCGCGTTCATGGGGGCGGACAGTGCTGCCGCGCCTTGGTCCCATGCCCAGAAGATGACGCCGCCGGCGATG
Encoded here:
- a CDS encoding ECF transporter S component; this encodes MSTAAIKKTTSRSWRVVDIVVAALVAIAGGVIFWAWDQGAAALSAPMNAAYPPLTGLLAGGWMIPGVLGMLIIRKPGAALFCETVAATGELLMGSQYGASVLFSGLIQGLGAEIIFIIFAYRKFNLPVSLLAGAAAGFFCGLNDSFAPWGWNIAYSGADKFAYIVLATISGAVLAGGLSWLATRGLARTGVLSSFASRRAATEPVFS